From Bombus huntii isolate Logan2020A chromosome 4, iyBomHunt1.1, whole genome shotgun sequence, one genomic window encodes:
- the LOC126865261 gene encoding spectrin alpha chain isoform X1, whose protein sequence is MIPVNIEPWRTSLVSGILHLEGLCEPFWTVENCLQNVKRKALFEMDQITPKEVKILENPEDIQERREQVLSRYANFKAEARNKRDKLEDSRRFQYFKRDADELEGWIFEKLQAASDESYKDPTNLQAKIQKHQAFEAEVAAHSNAIVSLDNTGSEMIAQHHFASDVISKRLMDLHQLWVLLLSRLADKGLKLQQALVLVQFIRHCDEVMFWIHDKEAFVTTDEFGHDLEHVEVLQRKFDEFQKDMASQEYRVTEVNELADKLLLDGHPERDTILRRKEELNESWQRLKQLAVLRQEKLFGAHEIQRFNRDADETMAWIAEKDVVLSSDDFGRDLASVQTLQRKHEGIERDLAALEDKVYTLGAEADRLAAIHQADHSKQIQAKRAEILQSWESLTAKAKERRLKLDESYYLHRFLADYRDLVSWMNDMRAIISADELAKDVAGAEALVERHQEHKGEIDARADSFDATTLAGNKLLEKKHYAAEEVTRKLNSLAEDKQSLLSLWEKRKILYEQCMDLQLFYRDTEQADAWMAKQEAFLANEDLGDSLDSVEALIKKHEDFDKSLAAQEEKVKILDDFAGKLIEGEHYAADDVAQRRQLLLERRAILLEKSAQRRRRLEDAYKLQQFERDCDETKGWVNEKLKFATDDSYLDPTNLNGKVQKHQNFEQELNANRTRMEEMVATGQELIESGHYASDRIRTRTDEIMSLWESLTHASEKKGAKLQEASQQQQFNRTVEDIELWLSEVEGQLMSEDYGKDLTSVQNLQKKHALLEADVTSHSDRIDSIAQAADQFVKSGHFDADNIKAKQEQLQARYAALQQPMSIRKQRLLDSLQVQQLFRDIEDEEAWIREKEPVAASTNRGRDLIGVQNLQKKHQAVLAEINNHEPRVAAVCQAGASMLQENHFAAEEISQRLAALDEHWGQLKEKARQRKNDLDDSLQAHQYFADANEAESWMKEKRPIVMNADYGKDEDSSEALLKKHEALVSDLEAFASTIAALRDQAASCRQQETPTIDITGKECVVALYDYTEKSPREVSMKKGDTLTLLNSNNKDWWKVEVNDRQGFVPAAYVKRVEPEAGLSASQQNLAREQSSIAARQAQIEAQYDDLLRLARERQNKLNETAKAYVLVREAAELATWIKDKENHAQVQDVGEDLEQVEVMQKKFDDFQADLKANEVRLAEMNEIAVQLMSLGQTEAALKIQTQIQDLNEKWTSLQTLTAERANQLGSAHEVQRFHRDVDETKDWIREKDAALNNDDLGKDLRSVQALQRKHEGLERDLAALGDKIKQLDETANRLMQSHPETAEQTYAKQKEINEEWTQLTAKANSRKEKLLDSYDLQRFLSDYRDLMAWINSMMGLVASEELASDVTGAEALLERHQEHRMEIDARAGTFQAFELFGQQLLQSSHYASVEIQEKLESMAEARQELEKAWIQRRMQLDQNLELQLFCRDCEQAENWMSAREAFLSSADTVDSSDNVEALIKKHEDFDKAINAHEEKIATLQTLADQLIAAEHYAAKPIDDRRCQVLDRWKHLKDALIEKRSKLGESQTLQQFSRDADEMENWIAEKLQLATEENYKDPANIQSKHQKHQAFEAELAANADRIQSVLAMGGNLIEKHQCAGSEDAVQKRLASIADQWEYLTQKTTEKSMKLKEANKQRTYIAAVKDLDFWLGEVESLLTSEDAGKDLASVQNLMKKHQLVEADIQAHEERIKDMNAQADSLIESGQFDAAGIQEKRQSINERYERIRNLAAHRQARLNEANTLHQFFRDIADEESWIKEKKLLVGSDDYGRDLTGVQNLKKKHKRLEAELGSHEPAIQAVQEAGEKLMDVSNLGVPEIEQRLKLLNQAWAELKQLAANRGQKLDESLTYQQFLAKVEEEEAWITEKQQLLSVEDYGDTMAAVQGLLKKHDAFETDFAAHGERCKDICEAGEALIKAGNHRADAIGQRCAQLRNKLEQLGALAARRKTRLNDNSAYLQFMWKADVVESWIADKETHVRSEEFGRDLSTVQTLLTKQETFDAGLHAFEHEGIQNITSLKEMLVDSGHDQTPSIQKRHADVIARWQKLLADSDARKQRLLRMQDQFRQIEELYLTFAKKASAFNSWFENAEEDLTDPVRCNSIEEIRALREAHAQFQASLSSAEADFEALAALDRQIKSFNVGPNPYTWFTMEALEDTWRNLQKIIKERDVELAKEAQRQEENDKLRKEFAKHANAFHQWLAETRTSMMEGSGSLEQQLEATKRKTQEVRARRQDLKKIEDLGAILEEHLILDNRYTEHSTVGLAQQWDQLDQLGMRMQHNLEQQIQARNQSGVSEDALKEFSMMFKHFDKDKSGRLNHQEFKSCLRALGYDLPMVEEGQPDPEFENILDIVDPNRDGYVSLQEYMAFMISKETENVQSSEEIENAFRAITAADRPYVTKEELYANLTKEMADYCVARMKPYVDPKTERPITGALDYIEFTRTLFQN, encoded by the exons ATGATTCCAGTTAATATCGAACCTTGGAGAACGTCACTTGTCAGCGGTATATTGCATTTGGAAGGATTGTGCGAG CCATTTTGGACGGTAGAGAATTGTCTACAGAACGTCAAACGAAAAGCATTGTTCGAAATGGATCAGATTACGCCAAAGGAAGTGAAAATCTTGGAAAATCCTGAGGACATTCAAGAACGGAGAGAGCAAGTTCTCAGTCGATATGCGAATTTCAAGGCAGAAGCTAGGAACAAGAGAGATAAACTTGAGGACTCCCGTCGCTTTCAA TATTTTAAGCGAGATGCGGACGAACTCGAAGGATggatttttgaaaaattgcaaGCTGCTTCGGATGAAAGCTACAAAGATCCTACCAACCTTCAGGCAAAGATACAGAAACATCAAGCTTTCGAAGCGGAAGTTGCAGCTCATTCTAATGCTATAGTGTCATTAGATAATACTGGATCAGAGATGATAGCTCAACACCATTTTGCAAGCGATGTTATTAGTAAGAGATTAA TGGATCTTCACCAGTTATGGGTGTTGCTGCTCTCTAGATTGGCAGACAAGGGTCTTAAATTACAACAAGCCCTGGTACTTGTACAATTTATTCGACACTGTGACGAAGTAATGTTCTGGATTCATGACAAGGAAGCATTTGTAACAACGGACGAATTTGGTCACGACTTGGAACACGTTGAAGTACttcaaaggaaatttgacgaatTCCAAAAGGATATGGCTAGCCAAGAATACAGAGTAACAGAAGTAAACGAACTGGCAGATAAACTTCTTCTGGATGGGCATCCTGAACGTGATACTATCCTACGTAGGAAGGAGGAACTCAACGAATCCTGGCAAAGATTGAAGCAGCTTGCTGTTTTGAGACAAGAGAAACTTTTTGGTGCACACGAAATTCAAAGATTTAACCGAGATGCCGATGAAACAATGGCTTGGATCGCAGAAAAGGATGTTGTTCTATCTTCAGATGATTTTGGACGCGACCTTGCAAGCGTACAAACCTTACAAAGAAAGCATGAGGGCATAGAACGTGATTTGGCAGCTTTAGAGGATAAAGTTTATACATTGGGAGCAGAGGCAGATCGTCTTGCAGCCATTCATCAAGCAGATCATTCTAAACAGATTCAAGCTAAACGCGCAGAGATCTTGCAGTCGTGGGAGAGCTTAACGGCAAAAGCAAAAGAACGCCGTCTGAAGCTCGATGAATCGTACTATTTGCATAGATTTTTGGCTGATTATAGAGACTTGGTTTCTTGGATGAACGACATGCGCGCGATTATATCGGCAGACGAACTAGCTAAAGACGTTGCTGGTGCAGAAGCTCTTGTTGAAAGACATCAGGAGCACAAGGGAGAAATTGATGCTAGAGCCGACAGCTTCGATGCGACTACTTTGGCTGGCAACAAACTACTGGAAAAAAAACATTATGCTGCGGAAGAAGTAACCAGAAAATTGAATTCTCTCGCCGAAGATAAGCAGTCACTTTTGAGTCTTTGGGAAAAGCGAAAAATTTTGTACGAACAATGCATGGACTTGCAGCTATTCTACCGTGATACGGAACAAGCGGATGCATGGATGGCTAAGCAGGAAGCATTTTTAGCGAACGAAGACCTGGGTGATTCCCTTGACAGCGTAGAAGCTCTTATTAAGAAGCACGAAGATTTCGACAAGTCTTTGGCAGCTCAGGAGGAAAAGGTCAAGATATTGGACGACTTTGCCGGCAAGTTGATAGAAGGGGAACATTATGCAGCTGACGATGTGGCACAAAGACGTCAACTTCTGTTAGAAAGACGTGCCATTCTTCTTGAAAAATCGGCTCAAAGAAGACGCCGTTTAGAGGATGCATACAAACTACAGCAATTTGAACGCGACTGCGATGAAACAAAGGGTTGGGTAAACGAGAAGCTCAAATTTGCCACTGATGATAGCTACTTGGATCCCACTAACTTAAATGGGAAAGTGCAGAAACATCAGAACTTTGAGCAAGAATTAAACGCCAACAGAACTCGCATGGAAGAGATGGTAGCTACTGGTCAAGAATTAATTGAGAGTGGTCACTATGCCAGTGATAGAATTCGCACTCGTACCGATGAAATTATGTCTCTATGGGAAAGTCTTACTCATGCCAGTGAAAAGAAAGGTGCTAAGCTGCAAGAAGCCTCCCAACAACAACAATTTAATCGTACCGTCGAGGATATTGAGTTATGGCTGTCAGAAGTAGAAGGACAACTGATGTCTGAAGATTATGGCAAAGATCTAACCAGTGTGCAAAATCTTCAAAAGAAGCATGCTCTTTTGGAAGCCGACGTCACATCCCATTCGGATAGAATCGATAGCATTGCCCAAGCTGCAGATCAATTTGTGAAATCAGGACATTTTGATGCAGACAATATCAAGGCTAAGCAGGAACAACTACAAGCTCGATACGCTGCACTTCAACAGCCCATGAGCATTCGTAAACAACGACTTCTCGACTCACTGCAGGTACAACAGCTATTCAGAGATATAGAAGACGAAGAAGCTTGGATCCGCGAAAAAGAACCAGTTGCAGCGTCCACCAACCGTGGACGCGATCTCATTGGTGTACAAAATCTACAGAAGAAGCATCAAGCTGTTTTAgcagaaataaataatcacgAACCACGTGTAGCTGCTGTTTGTCAAGCAGGTGCATCAATGTTGCAAGAAAACCACTTCGCCGCAGAGGAAATTAGCCAACGTTTGGCTGCATTGGATGAGCATTGGGGACAACTGAAAGAGAAAGCCAGACAACGTAAGAATGACCTGGATGACTCCCTTCAGGCACATCAGTACTTTGCTGATGCTAATGAAGCTGAATCCTGGATGAAGGAAAAACGACCCATAGTTATGAATGCTGACTATGGAAAAGACGAAGATAGTTCTGAGGCTCTTTTAAAGAAACACGAGGCATTGGTCAGTGATCTGGAGGCATTTGCAAGTACTATAGCTGCTCTTAGAGACCAGGCTGCTTCTTGTCGTCAACAGGAAACTCCTACTATTGATATTACTGGCAAAGAGTGTGTGGTGGCTCTCTATGACTATACAGAGAAGTCACCAAGAGAAGTTTCCATGAAGAAGGGCGACACTTTGACTCTGTTGAATTCTAATAACAAAGATTGGTGGAAAGTTGAAGTAAATGATCGTCAAGGTTTTGTTCCAGCTGCCTATGTAAAGAGGGTAGAGCCCGAAGCGGGATTAAGCGCTTCTCAACAGAATCTTGCCAGAGAACAAAGTTCCATAGCTGCCAGGCAAGCTCAGATAGAAGCTCAGTATGATGATCTTTTGAGACTTGCGCGCGAAAGGCAAAATAAACTCAATGAAACAGCCAAGGCTTATGTACTTGTCAGAGAAGCTGCAGAATTGGCCACTTGGATTAAGGATAAAGAGAATCATGCTCAAGTTCAGGACGTTGGCGAAGATCTAGAACAGGTAGAGGTAATGCAGAAGAAATTCGATGACTTCCAGGCAGACTTGAAGGCCAATGAGGTTCGGTTAGCTGAAATGAACGAGATTGCCGTACAGTTAATGAGTCTTGGGCAGACAGAAGCTGCTCTGAAGATTCAAACGCAGATACAGGATCTGAACGAAAAATGGACCAGCTTGCAAACTCTCACTGCGGAACGTGCTAATCAACTTGGTTCCGCTCACGAGGTTCAACGATTCCATCGTGACGTCGATGAGACCAAGGACTGGATTCGAGAGAAGGATGCTGCACTGAACAACGACGATCTTGGAAAGGATTTACGGAGCGTTCAGGCTTTGCAGCGCAAGCACGAGGGTCTGGAAAGAGATTTGGCTGCCTTGGgagataaaattaaacagCTGGATGAAACGGCTAATCGTTTGATGCAATCACATCCTGAAACTGCTGAACAGACCTATGCCAAGCAGAAAGAGATTAACGAAGAATGGACTCAATTGACGGCAAAAGCTAATAGTAGGAAGGAAAAGTTGCTGGATTCTTATGATCTGCAACGTTTCCTTAGTGACTACAGAGATCTGATGGCTTGGATCAACTCGATGATGGGTTTAGTCGCGTCAGAGGAGCTGGCTTCAGATGTGACCGGTGCGGAAGCTCTCCTAGAACGACACCAG GAACATCGCATGGAGATCGACGCCAGAGCAGGTACTTTCCAGGCATTTGAACTTTTCGGTCAACAGCTTTTACAATCCAGTCACTATGCCAGTGTCGAGATTCAAGAAAAACTCGAATCTATGGCTGAAGCACGCCAAGAACTAGAGAAAGCTTGGATTCAACGACGTATGCAGTTAGATCAAAACTTGGAGCTACAATTGTTCTGCAGAGATTGCGAACAAGCTGAGAACTGGATGAGCGCCCGAGAAGCTTTCTTAAGCAGTGCAGACACTGTTGATAGTAGTGACAACGTAGAGGCTCTCATTAAAAAACACGAGGACTTTGACAAAGCTATCAATGCTCACGAAGAGAAGATTGCCACATTGCAGACTCTGGCTGATCAGTTAATCGCTGCCGAACATTATGCTGCAAAACCAATTGACGATAGACGTTGCCAAGTTTTGGACCGCTGGAAACATTTGAAGGATGCTCTTATTGAGAAACGTTCCAAGTTAGGAGAGTCTCAAACTCTACAACAATTCTCCCGAGATGCCGATGAAATGGAAAATTGGATTGCTGAGAAACTGCAGCTCGCTACTGAGGAGAACTACAAGGATCCAGCTAATATTCAATCAAAACATCAGAAACACCAAGCATTTGAGGCTGAATTGGCAGCGAATGCGGACAGAATTCAATCTGTATTAGCTATGGGAGGTAATTTAATCGAGAAACACCAATGTGCTGGTTCTGAGGACGCTGTCCAAAAGAGGCTAGCGTCAATTGCCGATCAATGGGAGTATCTTACCCAGAAGACTACGGAGAAGTCGATGAAGCTGAAAGAAGCCAATAAACAGCGTACATATATTGCTGCTGTTAAAGATCTAGATTTCTGGCTTGGCGAAGTGGAAAGCTTGCTTACGTCCGAAGATGCTGGCAAAGATCTAGCTTCTgtacaaaatttaatgaaaaagcACCAGTTGGTTGAGGCTGACATTCAAGCACACGAAGAAAGGATCAAGGACATGAATGCGCAAGCAGATTCGCTGATTGAAAGTGGACAATTTGACGCAGCTGGTATCCAAGAGAAACGACAGAGTATAAACGAGCGTTATGAGAGAATTCGTAACCTCGCTGCTCATAGACAGGCAAGGTTGAACGAAGCAAACACTTTGCATCAATTCTTCAGGGACATCGCCGATGAAGAGTCTTGGATCAAGGAGAAAAAGCTTCTAGTTGGATCAGACGACTATGGTCGTGATCTCACTGGCGTACAAAACTTGAAGAAGAAACACAAGAGACTGGAGGCAGAGTTAGGTAGTCATGAGCCTGCTATACAAGCTGTTCAAGAAGCAGGGGAGAAATTGATGGACGTCTCTAATTTGGGAGTGCCCGAAATTGAGCAACGTCTAAAGCTACTCAACCAAGCATGGGCTGAATTAAAACAGCTAGCAGCCAATAGAGGACAGAAACTGGACGAGTCCCTAACTTATCAACAATTTTTAGCGAAAGTAGAAGAGGAAGAAGCTTGGATCACAGAAAAACAACAGTTGCTATCGGTCGAAGATTATGGTGACACTATGGCTGCTGTTCAGGGCTTACTGAAAAAACATGACGCATTTGAAACTGACTTTGCAGCTCATGGTGAACGTTGCAAAGACATTTGCGAAGCAGGAGAAGCTTTGATCAAGGCTGGAAATCATCGTGCGGACGCTATAGGACAAAGATGTGCCCAACTTCGTAACAAATTGGAACAACTTGGTGCTCTTGCTGCTAGAAGGAAGACACGACTTAATGATAATTCGGCTTATTTGCAGTTTATGTGGAAGGCAGATGTAGTTGAATCCTGGATCGCTGACAAGGAAACTCACGTACGCTCAGAGGAATTCGGACGAGACTTGTCTACCGTTCAGACACTGCTGACTAAACAGGAAACCTTTGATGCCGGATTGCATGCCTTTGAACACGAAGGAATTCAGAACATCACTTCTTTGAAGGAAATGCTAGTCGATTCTGGTCATGATCAGACGCCTAGTATTCAAAAACGTCATGCGGATGTTATTGCTCGCTGGCAGAAGCTCCTGGCCGATTCTGACGCGAGAAAGCAACGCTTGCTAAGAATGCAAGATCAGTTCAGACAAATTGAAGAATTGTATTTGACATTCGCTAAGAAAGCCTCTGCTTTCAACTCGTGGTTTGAGAACGCAGAAGAAGATTTAACAGACCCTGTGCGATGTAACAGTATCGAAGAAATTCGAGCCCTCAGAGAAGCACATGCACAATTCCAAGCGAGTTTATCCTCGGCAGAAGCAGACTTCGAAGCTTTAGCTGCCCTTGACAGACAAATCAAGAGCTTCAATGTTGGCCCCAATCCGTACACATGGTTCACAATGGAAGCATTAGAAGATACCTGGCGTAATTTACAGAAGATAATTAAAGAACGCGACGTGGAGCTTGCGAAAGAAGCTCAACGGCAAGAAGAGAATGACAAGTTGCGTAAAGAGTTTGCTAAACATGCTAATGCATTCCATCAATGGCTAGCGGAGACAAGAACGTCTATGATGGAAGGATCAGGATCATTAGAACAACAATTGGAAGCAACAAAGAGAAAGACTCAAGAGGTTCGTGCACGTCGTCAAGATCTAAAGAAGATCGAAGACTTGGGAGCTATTTTGGAAGAACATCTAATCTTGGACAATCGTTACACGGAACATAGTACCGTAGGCTTGGCACAACAATGGGATCAATTAGATCAACTGGGAATGCGCATGCAACACAACTTGGAACAACAAATACAAGCACGTAACCAATCTGGTGTTTCTGAAGACGCACTCAAAGAGTTCTCGATGATGTTCAAACACTTCGACAAGGACAAGAGCGGTCGTCTAAATCACCAGGAATTCAAATCATGTTTGAGGGCCCTTGGTTACGATTTACCAATGGTAGAAGAAGGCCAACCTGATCCAGAATTCGAAAACATTTTAG ATATCGTTGATCCGAATAGAGATGGTTACGTATCGTTACAAGAATACATGGCGTTTATGATTAGCAAGGAAACCGAGAATGTACAAAGTTCcgaagaaatcgaaaatgctTTCCGTGCTATTACTGCGGCAGATCGGCCATATGTTACGAAAGAAGAATTATATGCT AATCTTACCAAGGAGATGGCTGATTACTGTGTTGCTCGTATGAAACCTTACGTCGATCCAAAAACGGAGCGACCAATCACAGGAGCCTTGGATTATATCGAATTTACTCGCACTCTTTTCCAAAATTAG